The following are from one region of the Anomaloglossus baeobatrachus isolate aAnoBae1 chromosome 1, aAnoBae1.hap1, whole genome shotgun sequence genome:
- the NSA2 gene encoding ribosome biogenesis protein NSA2 homolog — MPQNDYIELHRKRYGYRLDYHEKKRKKEGREAHERSQKAKKLIGLKAKLYHKQRHAEKIQMKKTIKMHEKRNTKQKNDEKTPEGAVPAYLLDREGQNRAKVLSNMIKQKRKEKAGKWEVPLPKVRAQGETEVLKVIRTGKRKKKAWKRMVTKVCFVGDGFTRKPPKYERFIRPMGLRFKKAHVTHPELKATFCLPILGVKKNPSSPLYTTLGVITKGTVIEVNVSELGLVTQGGKVIWGKYAQVTNNPENDGCINAVLLV; from the exons CCTCAGAACGACTACATTGAGTTACACCGTAAGCGGTACGGATATCGCTTGGATTACCatgagaagaagaggaagaaggagggCCGAGAGGCTCATGAGCGATCACAGAAAGCTAAGAAACTTATCGGCCTGAAGGCTAAACTCTACCACAAGCAGCGCCATGCCGAGAAGATACAGATGAAGAAAAC TATTAAAATGCATGAAAAGAGGAACACGAAACAGAAGAATGACGAGAAGACGCCAGAAGGTGCAGTTCCCGCTTATCTGCTGGACCGAGAAGGGCAAAACCGAGCCAAAGTTCTCTCCAATATGATCAAACAGAAGCGAAAAGAGAAAGCA GGTAAATGGGAGGTTCCTCTCCCCAAAGTCCGCGCTCAGGGGGAAACAGAAGTGCTTAAAGTCATCCGCACAGGAAAGAGGAAGAAGAAGGCTTGGAAAAGGATGGTCACCAAAGTTTGCTTTGTCGGAGATGGATTCACACGAAAACCTCCTAAATATGAAAGATTTATCAGACCCATG GGTCTACGTTTTAAAAAGGCTCATGTGACTCATCCTGAACTGAAGGCCACATTCTGCTTACCTATCCTGGGTGTAAAGAAGAACCCATCATCGCCCCTCTACACCACCTTAGGCGTCATCACAAAGGGAACAGTCATAGAGGTGAACGTCAGCGAGCTTGGTCTGGTCACACAAGGAGGCAAAGTTATATGGG GAAAATATGCACAAGTCACGAATAACCCAGAAAACGATGGCTGCATTAACGCAGTTTTACTCGTATAA